A window from Pseudomonas frederiksbergensis encodes these proteins:
- a CDS encoding c-type cytochrome produces the protein MSDVETNARHSSISRAALVMLVGVLSLGTVIAWSVVRMPASSTISPRGDTLPGVPQGTAFDPGRASALIQTGKVVVRQRCAGCHDAQQRLEGPSWQAIVARYQQHVGADPMGADALALMNTAISHPRPGWDGYTPGPSAIALTPDAQLGVAAWILSHAREENK, from the coding sequence ATGAGTGATGTTGAAACAAACGCCAGACACTCGAGCATCTCACGCGCGGCGCTGGTCATGCTGGTCGGCGTGTTGAGTCTGGGTACCGTTATCGCCTGGAGCGTGGTGCGCATGCCCGCGAGTTCGACCATTAGCCCGCGTGGCGACACCTTGCCCGGCGTGCCCCAAGGGACGGCGTTCGACCCGGGCCGCGCGTCTGCTCTGATCCAAACCGGCAAAGTGGTGGTTCGCCAGCGTTGTGCCGGTTGCCATGACGCGCAGCAACGGCTGGAAGGGCCGTCCTGGCAAGCGATTGTGGCGCGCTACCAGCAACATGTTGGCGCAGATCCCATGGGTGCCGATGCCTTGGCGCTGATGAATACCGCCATTAGCCACCCGCGTCCGGGATGGGACGGGTATACCCCGGGACCTTCAGCCATTGCTCTGACACCCGATGCACAACTAGGCGTGGCCGCCTGGATATTGAGTCATGCACGAGAAGAAAATAAATGA
- a CDS encoding molybdopterin-dependent oxidoreductase: MVSLLPRQALSGSPDSAIAGQTASREQVRYPEKTGMILITDRPPQLETPLHFFRQDLTPNSAHFVRWHLSGYPTEVDTRTFRLRLDGLVDKPQSFTLEELVKGFDPVTLVAMNQCSGNARSLFSPQPPGSQWQFGAMGNAQWTGVRLKDVLARAGVKSGAVEVAFSGLDESPMPGLPKVVKSLKFDHAVDGDVMIAYAMNGEPLPMLNGFPLRLVVPGWYATYWIKSLAHIEVLEKPLSNIWMDVAYRIPDNPEINEEPGNLAKKTVPINRFATHSIFVRPEPEEQLLLNHPMMLEGLANDGGDGIARVEVSVDNGRTWVDALLDPEIGRFSWRRWRYLWTPREKGRYTFLVRATNRAGEGQPVTQWNRGGFARRMIESTSGMVV; this comes from the coding sequence TTGGTTAGCCTTCTGCCCAGGCAGGCGCTTTCGGGCTCGCCGGACTCGGCCATTGCAGGCCAGACTGCATCGAGGGAACAGGTGCGCTACCCGGAAAAGACCGGGATGATTCTGATCACCGATCGACCGCCGCAACTGGAAACCCCGCTGCATTTCTTTCGTCAGGACCTGACACCCAATTCGGCACATTTTGTGCGCTGGCACTTGTCTGGTTACCCGACTGAAGTAGATACGCGAACCTTCCGTTTGCGTCTCGACGGCCTCGTCGACAAACCGCAATCGTTCACTCTCGAAGAACTGGTCAAGGGTTTCGATCCGGTCACGTTGGTGGCGATGAATCAATGCTCCGGTAACGCACGTAGTTTGTTCAGTCCGCAACCGCCTGGCAGCCAATGGCAATTCGGCGCGATGGGGAATGCGCAATGGACAGGCGTGCGGCTCAAAGATGTGCTGGCGCGTGCCGGGGTCAAGTCCGGCGCAGTGGAAGTGGCGTTTTCCGGGCTGGACGAGTCGCCCATGCCGGGGCTACCCAAAGTAGTCAAATCGTTGAAGTTCGATCATGCCGTCGACGGTGACGTGATGATCGCTTACGCCATGAATGGTGAGCCGTTACCTATGCTCAACGGCTTCCCGCTACGCTTGGTGGTGCCGGGCTGGTACGCGACGTACTGGATCAAATCGCTGGCACACATCGAGGTGCTCGAAAAGCCTTTGAGCAATATCTGGATGGACGTGGCCTACCGCATTCCCGATAACCCGGAAATCAACGAAGAGCCGGGCAATCTGGCGAAGAAAACCGTTCCGATCAATCGCTTTGCTACCCATTCGATTTTCGTGCGCCCCGAGCCAGAAGAGCAGTTGTTGCTTAATCATCCGATGATGCTCGAAGGATTGGCCAATGACGGCGGCGACGGCATAGCCCGCGTCGAGGTGTCGGTGGACAACGGCCGCACTTGGGTCGACGCACTACTGGATCCTGAGATCGGGCGCTTTTCCTGGCGGCGCTGGCGTTACCTTTGGACGCCACGCGAGAAGGGTCGTTACACCTTTCTGGTTCGCGCGACTAATCGCGCAGGCGAGGGGCAACCGGTCACACAGTGGAATCGTGGCGGCTTTGCGCGTCGCATGATCGAGAGCACCAGCGGAATGGTGGTCTGA
- a CDS encoding TetR/AcrR family transcriptional regulator, which translates to MRVTKAQAQANREHIVETASELFRERGFDGVGVSDLMAAAGFTHGGFYKHFGSKADLMAEASACSLAKSLTGAKALDVPGFIDVYVTREHRDGRGSGCTMAALCGDAARQSDDLKATFAEGIEHTLQTLGEKYPTGPDSAAGEGRKKMIDLLSRAVGAIILSRACPDDSALADEILEVCRAEMFASLPNDDVEAV; encoded by the coding sequence GAGCTGTTCCGTGAGCGTGGCTTTGACGGCGTCGGTGTGTCGGATCTCATGGCGGCTGCCGGTTTCACCCATGGAGGTTTCTACAAGCATTTCGGTTCGAAGGCCGACCTGATGGCCGAAGCCTCTGCTTGCAGTCTTGCCAAGTCGCTGACAGGCGCCAAAGCTCTCGACGTTCCCGGCTTCATCGACGTCTATGTGACGAGGGAACATCGGGACGGACGTGGCAGCGGTTGCACCATGGCCGCGTTGTGTGGCGACGCGGCGCGTCAATCGGATGATTTGAAAGCGACGTTTGCTGAAGGGATCGAACACACTCTCCAAACGCTGGGGGAAAAATACCCGACGGGGCCGGACTCCGCGGCGGGTGAGGGAAGAAAGAAAATGATTGACCTGCTGTCACGTGCTGTCGGCGCGATTATTTTGTCGCGTGCCTGCCCGGATGATTCCGCGCTGGCGGATGAGATCCTTGAGGTGTGCCGCGCTGAAATGTTTGCTTCGTTGCCGAACGATGATGTGGAAGCGGTTTAG